Proteins co-encoded in one Salvia splendens isolate huo1 chromosome 4, SspV2, whole genome shotgun sequence genomic window:
- the LOC121800734 gene encoding uncharacterized protein LOC121800734, with protein sequence MQTSLRLLSDPHFLHHSVKIPSNHSKLNYPIHRNRIFATRKTAIVCAVNRRNRYGMITKSGKLMLESAYIIASQLRILPEPVDSILREFGAGNGGRNGFWSGFGRGGSDGWRRRRKTRLGLVGILVILGAVGLWWIVGKELAFDSDAFFGGLGLVLFGLSVEGWRRGARDWILGFCCCAVLVGLVSTKADFPVWLKNFGSLKKVPKRRRKGRVF encoded by the coding sequence ATGCAGACATCTCTCCGTCTCCTCTCCGATCCCCATTTTCTCCATCACTCCGTCAAAATTCCTTCCAACCACTCTAAATTGAATTATCCGATCCATCGCAATCGCATTTTTGCCACGCGGAAAACCGCAATTGTATGCGCTGTAAACAGGAGAAACAGGTATGGCATGATCACGAAATCCGGCAAGCTAATGCTGGAATCGGCCTACATCATCGCGTCGCAGCTCCGGATTCTGCCGGAGCCCGTCGATTCAATTCTGAGAGAATTCGGAGCGGGAAACGGAGGGCGGAACGGGTTCTGGAGCGGCTTCGGACGGGGCGGGTCTGACGgttggagaaggaggaggaagaCGAGATTGGGATTGGTGGGCATTTTGGTAATTCTCGGGGCGGTGGGACTGTGGTGGATTGTAGGCAAGGAATTGGCATTCGATTCTGATGCCTTCTTTGGGGGTTTAGGGTTAGTGCTTTTTGGGCTTTCTGTGGAAGGGTGGAGAAGAGGGGCTAGGGATTGGATTCTTGGGTTTTGCTGCTGTGCTGTTTTAGTGGGGTTGGTCTCCACTAAGGCCGATTTTCCTGTGTGGTTGAAGAATTTTGGGAGCTTGAAGAAGGTCcccaaaagaagaagaaaaggaagagtATTTTGA